GGTGGCACGCAGCGGTGCCGCGCTGGTCGACATCGCAGCATTCGGCGAACCAATCGTCGTCGAGCCGGCCGACCCCGCCACACGGATGGCCTCGGCGGCCGTCCAGTCCGCCACGCCGCTGCATTGGCTGCCCGCAGACACCGACTGGATCTGGGGGCGTGCGATGGTGCTCTCGGCTGCCTACCTGACCGGGCTGGCCGCCGCCGCTGCCCAGGCAGCGACGGAGCACGCCAAGATCCGGGTCCAGTTCGGCAAACCGATCGGGGTGAATCAGGCGATCAAGCACCGCTGCGTGGACATGGCAGTCGCCGCCGAGGCCGCCCAAGCACAAAGCTTCTTCGCCGCCATCGCCTTGGACAGCGGACGAGCTGATGCGCTGCTGCAGGTGCTGTCTGCTGTCATCGTGGCCGGCAAGGCGGCTGTGGATAACGCTGCCGCAGGTATCCAGGTGTTCGGCGGAATCGGTTACACGTTTGAGAACGATATGCATTTGTACCTGAAGCGCGCACACGTACTTCGCCATTTGTTCGTTGAGCCAGCTGAGGCGCTGGCCCAGCTGCTCGCCCAGGAGCGCGCACAGTGAGTGGCGCCGTCGCGATCGCCGGGGTGGCGCTCTCCGATGTGGGGAGGGTCGACGATAAGAGCCCCTACGAGCTGATCGCACAGGCAAGCCGACGAGCGCTGGCCGACGCGGGCCTGTCGCCGGCCGACGTGGACGGGCTTGCCTCGACCGGGCAGGGGGCGCTGCCCCCGGTAGACGTGGGCGAATACCTCGGGCTTCGGCCGCGGTGGGTTGACTCCACCGCCGTCGGGGGCGCGGCTTGGGAAGCGATGGCCTCCCACGCAGCCGACGCGATCACCGCCGGACACGCTGACGTGGTGCTGTTGGCCTACGGTTCGACGGCGCGCGCAGATCTGCGAAAGGGCTTGCGCGGAGCAAGCATCAACTGGGGTGCTCGCGGACCGCTGCAGTGGGAAGCGCCGTACGGGCACACCTTGATTGCGAAGTACGCGATGGCCGCACGCCGCCACATGTTCCAGTATGGCACCACCATCGAGCAGCTGGCCGAGGTGGCGGTGTCTGCCCGGTTCAACGCCACGGACAATCCCGAGGCCTACTACCGTGACCCGATCACCGTCGACGACGTGATGTCCGGCCCGATGGTCGCAGACCCGTTCACCAA
This Mycobacterium xenopi DNA region includes the following protein-coding sequences:
- a CDS encoding acetyl-CoA acetyltransferase, which codes for MSGAVAIAGVALSDVGRVDDKSPYELIAQASRRALADAGLSPADVDGLASTGQGALPPVDVGEYLGLRPRWVDSTAVGGAAWEAMASHAADAITAGHADVVLLAYGSTARADLRKGLRGASINWGARGPLQWEAPYGHTLIAKYAMAARRHMFQYGTTIEQLAEVAVSARFNATDNPEAYYRDPITVDDVMSGPMVADPFTKLHCCIRSDGGAAVVMVNGERAKDLRSQPVWVLGAAETTSHMLTSQWDDMTIGPAAVSGSLAFARAGVRPGDVDVAELYDAFTYMLLCTIEDLGFCPKGEGGGFVEAGSLRLGGALPTNTDGGGLSACHPGQRGLFLLVEAVRQLRGECGPRQVPDAKIACVSATGGWFCSSGTMILGAEEP
- a CDS encoding acyl-CoA dehydrogenase family protein — its product is MNLLPSAEQLEIVSATAQFLEQRMPVQHIRADRHAKSVVRADVWRDGAQMGLLTLGLPEDLGGLGRAFDDEVLLHIELGKHLAPGPFLAGTLAARLAAVCGDAERADEIGSGRALVALAVMRGPGEPHRVKGTFDLFDAVGARYALLVARSGAALVDIAAFGEPIVVEPADPATRMASAAVQSATPLHWLPADTDWIWGRAMVLSAAYLTGLAAAAAQAATEHAKIRVQFGKPIGVNQAIKHRCVDMAVAAEAAQAQSFFAAIALDSGRADALLQVLSAVIVAGKAAVDNAAAGIQVFGGIGYTFENDMHLYLKRAHVLRHLFVEPAEALAQLLAQERAQ